A window of Desulfuribacillus stibiiarsenatis genomic DNA:
TCGCCTGCCCACTGGTTTTTGCTCAGTACAATCCTTGGTGGGACCTTATTAATTATCACGGCATATTGCTTGTATTTAGCTAAAAATTCACTTTCTATTTCCATAGGAACATTAATGAAGTTTTTGGTATAAACGCTTTTCGGCCTTACAATAACAACAGGGAATCCATATTTATCTTCTAGGTCTTTTGAAATGAGAAGTAATCCGTTTTTGACTTTATTCTCGAGTTCTTGCTCTGAAAACAGATAGCTAAACATATCCGGTGATATGAGGAAGTTTCTACTCTTTTTCTCCCTTTGGATATGATAGAGTTTACCAATGATTTCTTTCAGTTGATATTGTTTCATTCCAGATAGGCCATGGAGCATTCTCACATACTTCATGTCCTTGTCTGTGAAATCTGTTGTCGCAAGTCCCGAAATCGCCTCTTTTCTTGCTACCCTACCAATTTCCTGAACATAGTCTGCTAGATTTCCCGTAGGAGCAAAATGATAAACAACTTCAATGTCACTGATATCAACACCCATGCCGAAGGCTTTGGTTGCTATCATGATACGGCTATTTCCATATTTGAATGCCTCTTGGGCCGCTTGTCGTTCTTCGGCATCTATACCTGCGTGGTACATACTAACTTTTCTTTGTGTGTGTTCATCCAGTGCATTGTAAATGTCATTGACCTGTTTTTTATATGGACAATAGACTATGGCCTTTTTGTTTTCTGATAGAAATTGCTGTATGCGTTCTCTTGTTTTCTCTATCTTAAAATCATCAACACTACCCTCTATTGACCGATGGGAATAGCTATGAATTTCAAATCCTATGTTATCCCTTCTAACATAGCCTAAGTATAAGTTATGGTTCCTTAAATTCAGGCTGGTAATGGTATCGAAGACCATATCCTCTGAACCCATATACACCGCCGTTGCTGTCAAGCATAATACAGGAAACTTCTTCTGATTAGCGACACGCATTTTATATAGGTAGTTACTCATAAACCAATAATCGGCACGAAAATCCCTTCCCCATGTCGTAACTAAATGTGCTTCATCTATTACAAATAGGCCTATTATTCGCTCGCCTATGATGTTCTCAATACTTGTTCCTAGTAGGAGTTCTGGAGATAAATAAATTAATGAAATTTCTCCTTCTTTTATTTTATTGATCCTTGTTTCCTTTTCCTGAAAGGATATATCGGAGTTAATGCTTGTAACATAGGATATTCCATGCTCTTCCTGTAGTTTGAGTACTTGGTCTAACATGAGTGCTTTCAATGGAGTAACTACGATGGTAACTGCATTATGCTTCTCTGCTAAATGAATGGCTGGCACTTGAAAAAGCAATGACTTTCCAGCGCCTGTTGGAGCTGTAACAAATATGTCGCTCCATTCCTCACTGCTATCTAACGCTTTAACGGATTGTTGTATTATGTCTGATATGATATGTCCCTGCGAAATATTGATTAAGTCGTTCGTATAATCTGGATTCCGATAGAATTTCAATTCGCGAAATGAACATTCTTTTCCCCAGTATTGATGCAGAATAGGAAGATGCTTATTTTCGTCAAGTCCTTCAAATTGGCTGAATTGGTTATGTTTAATTACCGTTAAACGAGCGTTGGATTTTTGATATAGGTAGGCAACTGAAGTTATTCTGCAAAGATCCTTTTCTGCATTTATAATCAGTTGAACATCTTGATATTGGCCATCCCTTTGTAGCCGATCCTTAAAGAGTACGAATTCAGCTTCTGACACAGATATTACTCGTGTGTTGGCCCTTTTATCCTCAAAATATATAGACTCTACGTCTTCTTGATCAGGATAGAAATTTATATTTTCAACCTCTTGATCTACGTGTCTATTTATGTACGCCACACCAATATGGTCATTGGAATATTTAATAGCGTGACTAAACAAACGGGTGTAGTCTTGAATATTACTGTCAGCTTCTGTCTTTTCACTGTTAAAGTATTGTAGAAGTTTGTCTTTGACCGTTTGTTCGATATCTACAATGTAGTAACGATCAAACAGGTTGTTATCTACAACTATAACATCGCCCTCGAATTGTTCTTTAATGTCATTGATAGATTCGCTTAATAACAAGAACTCCTCATAGTAGCCCCAGGTTACTTTTTTGTCTATCGTATAGAATAACCTCGGTAAATTTCTACTGTTTTCAATGAGTTTGGGGATATTTATATATCTGTCATCTGATGTGTTGGTATTTGATTGAAATTGATTAGGCTCAATACGAAGAACTTCTTGATAAAATATGTTGCTAAACCCTTTGAAAAATACTAACGTCCTGGTGCTTTTATGATTCCATTCTGCAAACAATTCTACTAATCTTTCAGATATTGCTACTGGTAATGTCATTATGATCCACCCTTTGTAAACGTATAATGTTTCCTTCTCCAACAGAAATGAAAATTCCTTCCATTTCAAGAAAATATTAATTACGTGTGTCTTTGCCGTTATGAATTAGTTTTGCTGATATCGTAGCAATTGGACACTGACAATATTCCGTCAGCGAATGTTAGTTCTTTTTGTTTAGTTTCTAACATGTGTTTTAGTGTAAATAAAAACTCCCTCAAAATAAGGGAGTGAAATTGATAATAGTAAAACTAATCTTTTTCATTATAAAGTTATTCATCAGTAATTACACAACTATAAACTCATCGTAGTAAAACTTATCTTTAATAAATGCTGCTAATAGATAACTTTCTTCTGTTACTCCTCGGAAAAGACATGCAGATTCTTTTAATTTTATCCTTATTATTTCGAAGTGATTTAGACCTTTACATTGCATAATCATAATTTTGTATTTTGCTTTGCTTTGGATTAGTTTTTCGTAGTCTTCCATGATTCGCTGCTCATTGCCCCATTCACTTTCTGCCACTAGTTCTACAGACTCTAATATTTGGCTTTGCGAACTATATTTTAACCATGAAACGTCATACATCCATTCACCATTTGTAGCATTTTTCACCGAGGCACAAGTTACGTATTTATGCTGATTACCTATTTCAACTAGTTTGGATAATATTTCTTTTGTCCAAACATTATCAGGTTCGTTTTTAAGAAGTAACCTGCCACAAGTATCACTTAATTCTCTTTTGATTCCTTCTAAAATATTGTACATAATCTATCTCCTTGTTCTTTTTCTAATATAAAATTATCACAGTCTCGATACATTTTTCGTGAGTACACACAGTCTTTATTCAATTGATTATGTATATTTTCAATTCACCCGTACGCTCTAAGTTGATTTTTCATTTCATCAACGATTTGTTGGTAACCCGTTAAATTTCCTTTGCCCAAAGTTGAATAGTAGTTTATATGCTTTTCTGCTGCACTTAATGCCTTCAACCATACTTCGTTACCATAATCTCTTCTGATACTCTCTAATAGATACTTATTTGTAGCGTTGTTAAATGCCCTTTTATATACTTTACCATCCATCATAGCTAGAAAAATGGTTATAAAGTCTTGAGCCGAACCTTCGTTCATACCCGTTCTTTGGGCTATTAAAATTTTACCTTCCACCCTAGAATAAACACCCGAAAAGACTTTTTTTGCTATTTCATAAGCCCCTTCGCTCATTTCAATTGTAATTTTCAATTATAACCCTCCACTTTTCATTAACTTCCTCAACGTTCTGCCTGTAACTTTTCCAGCAGCTCTTCGGGCAATTCTTTTACCAACTGTACCTCTTTTTACAGTGTTAATGTCTCCAAGTATTTTTGCGATTCCATAAAGAGCTTTGCGAACTTTATTGATGCTCAAGTCTAACACCAACCTTCATTGAGATAATCTTGTATTCTACTTATATATTTATATCCTACTAAAATAATAATGACATAAGTCTGTCAGTGAACAAATGTTTTATATTTCGTATAAATTTAACCATTTCCGCAAGGATTCCTTCTGCTTTTCTCTATAGTAAGCTGGCTCGAAAATTTGTGCATCCGGACCATATTGATTTAACCACTGGAGGAATTCCCGCGCACTATTGACTGTTATTTGAAAGATGATTGATCCGTCTGATTGTTTCGTAATTTTGGGTATTACAAACAGTTCTTCTTCGAGAATATACCTAGCTACATCTAGAGAAAATCGAATTTTAAAATGGATGGATTCTTCTCCTCGCTCTATGGACCAAGTATTTTTCAAATATGCGTGTAAATCAAAGTTATTCATCTGGTAAGTTGTAGGAAGTACATTTAACCTTTTAAAACGGCTCACGCGGAATGTTCGAATTCCTTTGGCACGATGGCAGTATCCTATTAGGTAGAAGCGATGTTCCCTCGGTACTAAGTAGTATGGATCAATCGTTCGAGTCGTTGTCTCATCACGGCTTTGGGTGTGATAGATGGTTTCAATCTGCTTATTTTCTAAAATGGCTTGAACGATGTCTTCTAAGTACATTGTTTTTGTATCTGATGAAGTAGATCTACCCATATAAAACAGTGTATTAATTCGTTTCGCTAGATCTATGGACTTTGCTTGCTTTTCTTTATATGCCGTTGCCATGACTTTGTCGTACGCATTGAGTAGTGCTGGGGTATTGTCCTTCATATCTAGAATAATTGAATGAAGTAATGCAAAGGCCAATGTTTCATCATCCGTCCAATCTAATGGATAGAGGGAAAAATTACTATTGTAACGATATCCTTTTCCATAGCCTTCACAGGTAATAGGAATATGGGCTGCCGATAAATAATCTAAATCGCGAAAAATAGTACGCTCCGTGGTCTCACATCGCACTGCCAGTTCCTTTGACCGTATTCCTGGTTTTGACTGTACAAGTGTTATAATCTTTAGTAAGCGTATGAGCTGTTCTTTCACGAGAAACCTCCTATTTGTTCTAAACATAGTTATTTATGCCTAATAATATTTAATATTCTTAATTTCATGTGATATCAAATTCGCCACTTATTGCCATTTCCCTTTTAATTATAGAAATTATTTACAAATAGACGCCTTGTTTGTGAGACAAGACGTCTAAATATATCCTTAATGATTTAAAATGTGTGGGTTGCTACATCTATTCTTTTTGATGCTTCAACAACCCTTTGCAGTGCCGCCTTATGGGTGTATAACGCCTCTGCAATATCTAGCAACCATTCTCTGCTGAAATCTCTCTCTATTATACTTCTCGTTCTAGGATCTCTAATATGCCTTAGTGCATTTCGTTGATTTCTACAGATCTCATAGTTGCTCTTATAAGACCATTCCTGATTTGATAAGAGTTGAAGGCAACAATCAAAAATGATTGCATCACTTTTGTTATAGAAACTCAATCTCGGCCTTCTTGTTCCGTGACCATCACAACTGAAATCTGTTCTTAGGCCTATTTCATTAACCCTTCTAACAATTCCAGCCATATACGTATCCATGATTTTTATATCATCATGGGGCCCACCTTCAGCACCTGTGTGTAATTGTTCTATGGCATTAAACCAAGTATCTTCATCCACTATTTCTTTAATTCTTAAACTTTGATAACCTGTTATTTCAAATGCAACACCTACTGTTTGTAAAATTTTCATTAAATACTTCACGTTGTCTTCTGTTTCCATTTCAAGCTTAATTTCACTCTTTCCTATTTCAAAAACAAAACCACTTTTAATCAATAGATTCTCCCAGCTTTTCAATAGAGTAGTTTCCATTCTTCTCAACCTTTCATGTTTTGAAATATTCTTCGTACTGTTGACTATTCAGATTATGCGATTTCATATCGATTCGATAGTGCAAATACATTCGGATTGTGGTTAATCAAATGTAATGCTTGTAATACAAAGTCTGATGTCTGTTGAGCATGTATTATGTTAAGTATTTCTCTATTAGTGTGTTCATTCTGGTATCCTACGGATAGATTAACAGAGTTAATACCTAATCTAGCATATACTGCTGTATCACTTAATCCACCAGTAGTTGCCTTCCAATCCTCCATACCAATAGATGTACTTACGTATTCATAGAAGTCTCCGACAGCCCGATGGCAAAACGTTGTGCTCCTATTATTGATGACAATATCCCTTGAACCTCTACGATCTACTACAATGGCAGCATTGACGCCTTCAAGCCAATGTGGGTTTATCATGCTTGATCCAATGCACCCTACTTCTTCTTGGACGGTAAATGAGACCTTGATTGTTCCGTTGAATCTAGTAGACTCGACTCTTCTTAATACATCTAGTATTACTGCAATTCCTGCCCGATCATCTGCTCCGAGGATTCCTTCACTGGATGTTAGTATATCGCCTTCTCTAATAATCTCTCGATTGGAAGAGAATGTTCCTGCCGTGTCCATGTGGGCAGATAATAGAATAGTCATGCCCTGTTGATTACCAACCTTTTTCTCAGCGAGAAGATTGCCAGCTTCGTCGTTCCAGTGAGAATCAACTAAGTTTTTTAGTGCTTGTGTTAGGTATTTTGTTACTTCCTGTTCTTGCCCACTTGCACCGTTGATTGATAGTAACTCTAGTAATTGTTGTTCGAATAGATTCATATTGAAAACCTCCTATGTTTGATATCTTTATTAAAACAAAAAAGCCGTTACCAGGTGGTAACGGCTCCTTAAAATATAAGGAAGTCTAAATAATCGTAAAAATTGCTATATTAATTTCAATGCTCCAAATATATCGCCCATTTACATTTATAATATATGAATTGTTCTCTACTGAATCTTTTAATATACTACGCAATTTCGCACGTATCTTACTTATATTTTTTCTAATTGTTGAATCACCAAGATCTCTATTATTGTCGAGCCAAACAAATTCTTTTATTTGTTCTTTAGAGACTGGTTCATTGTGTTGTAATAGAAGTTGTAAAATCCTTGCTTCTACAGGTTGGATTGTAATAGTTTTTTGGTTATATTGTACATAAGGACCTTGTTGTGTATTATCCAATATCAATATATGCCTATTATCAATATCTTCTAAGAATTCATCCCG
This region includes:
- a CDS encoding helicase-related protein, which produces MTLPVAISERLVELFAEWNHKSTRTLVFFKGFSNIFYQEVLRIEPNQFQSNTNTSDDRYINIPKLIENSRNLPRLFYTIDKKVTWGYYEEFLLLSESINDIKEQFEGDVIVVDNNLFDRYYIVDIEQTVKDKLLQYFNSEKTEADSNIQDYTRLFSHAIKYSNDHIGVAYINRHVDQEVENINFYPDQEDVESIYFEDKRANTRVISVSEAEFVLFKDRLQRDGQYQDVQLIINAEKDLCRITSVAYLYQKSNARLTVIKHNQFSQFEGLDENKHLPILHQYWGKECSFRELKFYRNPDYTNDLINISQGHIISDIIQQSVKALDSSEEWSDIFVTAPTGAGKSLLFQVPAIHLAEKHNAVTIVVTPLKALMLDQVLKLQEEHGISYVTSINSDISFQEKETRINKIKEGEISLIYLSPELLLGTSIENIIGERIIGLFVIDEAHLVTTWGRDFRADYWFMSNYLYKMRVANQKKFPVLCLTATAVYMGSEDMVFDTITSLNLRNHNLYLGYVRRDNIGFEIHSYSHRSIEGSVDDFKIEKTRERIQQFLSENKKAIVYCPYKKQVNDIYNALDEHTQRKVSMYHAGIDAEERQAAQEAFKYGNSRIMIATKAFGMGVDISDIEVVYHFAPTGNLADYVQEIGRVARKEAISGLATTDFTDKDMKYVRMLHGLSGMKQYQLKEIIGKLYHIQREKKSRNFLISPDMFSYLFSEQELENKVKNGLLLISKDLEDKYGFPVVIVRPKSVYTKNFINVPMEIESEFLAKYKQYAVIINKVPPRIVLSKNQWAGDTVITDTGNIYEFDMAKMWEENYGTLSFPQFKWKFYKGELFDFSQEAKVAPRVNIVIHYKDNFDILQQKFSRDMDV
- a CDS encoding helix-turn-helix transcriptional regulator, whose translation is MKEQLIRLLKIITLVQSKPGIRSKELAVRCETTERTIFRDLDYLSAAHIPITCEGYGKGYRYNSNFSLYPLDWTDDETLAFALLHSIILDMKDNTPALLNAYDKVMATAYKEKQAKSIDLAKRINTLFYMGRSTSSDTKTMYLEDIVQAILENKQIETIYHTQSRDETTTRTIDPYYLVPREHRFYLIGYCHRAKGIRTFRVSRFKRLNVLPTTYQMNNFDLHAYLKNTWSIERGEESIHFKIRFSLDVARYILEEELFVIPKITKQSDGSIIFQITVNSAREFLQWLNQYGPDAQIFEPAYYREKQKESLRKWLNLYEI
- a CDS encoding M28 family peptidase — encoded protein: MNLFEQQLLELLSINGASGQEQEVTKYLTQALKNLVDSHWNDEAGNLLAEKKVGNQQGMTILLSAHMDTAGTFSSNREIIREGDILTSSEGILGADDRAGIAVILDVLRRVESTRFNGTIKVSFTVQEEVGCIGSSMINPHWLEGVNAAIVVDRRGSRDIVINNRSTTFCHRAVGDFYEYVSTSIGMEDWKATTGGLSDTAVYARLGINSVNLSVGYQNEHTNREILNIIHAQQTSDFVLQALHLINHNPNVFALSNRYEIA